In one Rhopalosiphum padi isolate XX-2018 chromosome 3, ASM2088224v1, whole genome shotgun sequence genomic region, the following are encoded:
- the LOC132928050 gene encoding putative ATP synthase subunit f, mitochondrial, which yields MYTNPRKSIISLKTAVKNFQDRPAGSLYKIDDIGGYPAGYNPKVHGPYDPARFYGTPVTPFSQLKLCEVTDWLRCRDKSPKAIAGLFSRAYWRWSHQYVQPKRTTAAPLIHSLVGMMLVFYIMNYGKIIRERKYKHH from the coding sequence TCAAGACTGCGGTGAAGAATTTTCAAGATCGTCCTGCAGGATCATTATACAAGATCGACGACATCGGTGGCTATCCTGCCGGATACAATCCTAAAGTGCACGGACCGTATGATCCGGCCCGTTTTTACGGGACGCCCGTCACGCCGTTTTCGCAACTGAAACTGTGCGAGGTTACGGATTGGTTGAGGTGCCGCGATAAATCGCCAAAAGCGATCGCTGGATTATTTTCGCGCGCTTATTGGAGATGGTCACACCAATATGTACAACCGAAACGTACAACAGCTGCTCCGTTAATTCATAGTCTTGTCGGCATGATGTTAGTGTTCTACATCATGAACTACGGCAAAATTATTCGTGAACGCAAATACAAACATCactaa